From one Lysinibacillus sp. G4S2 genomic stretch:
- the queA gene encoding tRNA preQ1(34) S-adenosylmethionine ribosyltransferase-isomerase QueA, which translates to MRVEDFDFELPEELIAQTPLVDRTASRLMVVTPGSQNVEHHHFAHILDELHAGDCLVLNDTRVLPARLMGIKEETGAHIEVLLLKQMAGTDEWETLVKPAKRVKVGTVVTFGDGLLTATCTGELDHGGRTFEFKYNGIFYEILEQLGEMPLPPYIREKLEDKDRYQTVYAKERGSAAAPTAGLHFTEELLEQVKAKGVEVVFITLHVGLGTFRPVSVDSIENHEMHAEFYSVTEETASIINRVKSNGGKVIAVGTTSTRTLETIGSKYEGEVRAEQGWTSIFIYPGYEFTVVDGLITNFHLPKSTLVMLVSTLATRATILNAYQQAVEEKYRFFSFGDAMFIRPKG; encoded by the coding sequence ATGCGTGTAGAAGATTTTGATTTTGAATTGCCAGAGGAGCTCATTGCACAAACACCACTTGTGGATCGTACAGCTAGTCGACTAATGGTCGTGACGCCAGGCTCACAAAATGTTGAGCATCATCATTTTGCTCATATTTTAGATGAGCTACATGCAGGGGACTGTCTTGTATTAAATGATACAAGGGTCTTACCAGCGCGATTAATGGGCATTAAAGAGGAAACCGGTGCTCATATAGAAGTACTGCTATTAAAGCAAATGGCGGGTACGGATGAATGGGAAACACTTGTTAAACCAGCTAAGCGTGTAAAAGTTGGCACAGTTGTAACATTTGGAGATGGCTTACTGACAGCTACTTGTACAGGAGAGCTTGATCATGGTGGACGTACATTTGAGTTTAAATATAATGGGATTTTTTATGAAATTTTAGAGCAACTTGGTGAGATGCCATTACCTCCATATATTCGTGAAAAATTAGAGGACAAGGATCGTTACCAAACCGTTTATGCAAAAGAACGCGGCTCAGCAGCAGCACCAACTGCTGGTCTTCATTTTACAGAAGAATTGCTAGAGCAAGTTAAAGCAAAAGGGGTCGAAGTTGTATTTATCACTTTACATGTAGGGCTTGGAACTTTCCGTCCTGTAAGTGTAGATTCAATTGAAAATCACGAAATGCATGCCGAATTTTATAGTGTAACGGAAGAAACTGCATCTATCATTAACCGTGTAAAAAGTAATGGTGGAAAAGTAATTGCAGTTGGTACAACCTCTACCCGCACATTAGAAACGATCGGCTCTAAATATGAAGGCGAAGTGCGAGCAGAACAAGGTTGGACGTCTATTTTCATTTACCCAGGATATGAATTTACGGTTGTGGATGGTTTAATCACAAACTTCCATTTACCAAAATCAACTCTTGTAATGCTTGTTAGTACACTTGCGACAAGAGCAACAATTTTAAATGCATATCAACAAGCTGTAGAAGAAAAATATCGCTTCTTTAGTTTTGGTGATGCTATGTTTATTCGTCCAAAAGGATAA
- the ruvB gene encoding Holliday junction branch migration DNA helicase RuvB, with the protein MSERMIASEAGSYDEQFELSLRPQRLAQYIGQHKVKENLQIFIEAAKLRQESLDHVLLYGPPGLGKTTLAAVIANEMNVNVRMTSGPAIERPGDLAAILSSLEPGDVLFIDEIHRLPRAIEEVLYPAMEDFCLDIVVGKGPEARSVRLDLPPFTLVGATTRAGALSAPLRDRFGVLLRLEYYDTTSLAEIVVRSAHLFNVDIEQVAALEMARRSRGTPRIANRLLKRVRDYAQVLGDGMITEGLAKQALELLQVDPRGLDHIDHKLVTNMIERFRGGPVGLDTLAASIGEERVTIEDVYEPYLMQIGFIQRTPRGRVASHLAYEHFGYEYPQQT; encoded by the coding sequence ATGTCTGAACGTATGATAGCTAGTGAGGCAGGTAGCTATGATGAACAGTTTGAATTATCTTTACGTCCACAAAGACTAGCTCAATACATTGGCCAGCATAAGGTAAAGGAGAATTTACAAATTTTCATTGAAGCGGCAAAGCTTCGTCAGGAAAGTTTAGATCATGTGCTGTTATATGGACCACCTGGACTTGGTAAAACTACATTAGCTGCTGTCATTGCCAATGAAATGAATGTTAATGTGCGGATGACTAGCGGCCCTGCAATCGAACGTCCTGGCGATTTAGCAGCTATTTTAAGCTCACTAGAGCCAGGAGATGTGCTCTTTATCGATGAAATACATCGCCTGCCTCGTGCAATAGAAGAGGTGCTTTATCCAGCAATGGAGGATTTTTGTTTAGACATTGTTGTTGGTAAAGGCCCTGAAGCGCGTTCTGTACGACTTGATTTACCGCCATTTACACTCGTTGGTGCAACAACAAGGGCTGGTGCATTATCAGCACCTTTAAGAGATCGCTTTGGCGTATTATTAAGATTGGAGTATTATGATACTACTTCACTTGCAGAAATTGTCGTGCGTAGTGCTCACTTATTTAATGTTGATATCGAGCAAGTAGCAGCACTTGAAATGGCGAGACGCTCGCGTGGGACACCCCGTATTGCCAATCGCCTGCTTAAACGAGTGAGAGATTATGCACAGGTGCTTGGAGATGGTATGATAACAGAGGGACTTGCTAAGCAAGCGCTCGAGCTATTGCAAGTCGATCCTAGAGGGCTTGACCATATTGACCATAAACTTGTGACCAATATGATTGAGCGCTTCCGTGGAGGCCCTGTAGGCTTAGATACGTTGGCAGCATCTATTGGTGAAGAACGTGTAACGATAGAGGATGTGTATGAGCCGTATTTGATGCAAATCGGCTTTATACAACGGACACCACGTGGACGTGTGGCATCACATTTAGCCTACGAACATTTTGGATATGAATATCCCCAACAAACCTAG